In Pygocentrus nattereri isolate fPygNat1 chromosome 30, fPygNat1.pri, whole genome shotgun sequence, the following proteins share a genomic window:
- the gga1 gene encoding ADP-ribosylation factor-binding protein GGA1 produces MAAPPEEGSLESRINKATNPLNRETDWDSIKAFCEQLSNEPEGPQLATRLLAHKIQSPQEWEAMQALMVLETCMKNCGKRFHNEVGKFRFLNELIKVVSPKYLGSRAPEPVKKKVLEMMYSWTVGLPEETKISDAYQMLKKQGIVKQDPALPDDRPLPPPPPRPKNAIFEDEEKSKMLSRLLNSTHPEDLRAANKLIKEMVQEDQKRMEKVSKRVNAIQEVKESVGLLTQLLGDYSKDNSSHGNEELIKDLYQRCEKMRPTLFRLASDTEDNDEALAEILQANDSLTQVINLYRQLVKGEEVNGDSATTPTLKGGSTALLDLSGLDTSPSAPTFPEFPSQPTPSQDLGISLLDDELMSLGLTDVTPSPNLASSQSGDATTWNSFQSSDTVDTPVPPVPATVLLPSVTTPQAPATAPPPTTKALDELDLLGKALLQQSLPPESLQVKWDKLQPQSKPTLRDLQTKSNTNPATSPSPILALASEHGNLLNSQTSHEVPALGIGPASSPQDEISLVNVTVPLESIKPSSMLPVTIFDKHSLRVLFHFARDCPPARPDVLVVIISMLSSAPVPITNIRFQSAVPKTMRVKLQPPSGTELPAFNPILPPAAITQVLLLANPHKEKVRLRYKLTFDLGEESHDESGDVEQFPPPESWGNL; encoded by the exons ATGGCGGCTCCGCCTGAAGAGGGGAGCTTGGAGTCCCGCATCA ACAAAGCGACCAACCCATTAAACAGAGAGACTGACTGGGATAGCATCAAGGCTTTTTGTGAACAGCTCAGCAATGAACCTGAAGG TCCCCAGCTGGCCACTAGGCTTTTGGCCCACAAGATCCAGTCACCGCAGGAGTGGGAAGCCATGCAGGCACTCATG GTCTTGGAAACATGTATGAAGAACTGTGGAAAGAGATTCCATAACGAAGTGGGAAAATTCCGCTTTCTTAATGAGCTCATTAAGGTGGTGTCTCCTAAG TACCTGGGCTCTCGAGCTCCAGAACCTGTTAAGAAAAAAGTTCTAGAAATGATGTATAGCTGGACTGTGGGTCTTCCTGAAGAGACAAAAATATCTGATGCctatcaaatgctgaaaaaacaag GTATTGTGAAACAGGACCCAGCACTTCCTGATGACAGgcccctcccccctcctccGCCCAGACCAAAGAACGCTATATTTGAAGATGAAGAGAAGTCCAAG ATGCTGTCTCGCCTGCTCAATAGCACTCACCCCGAGGACCTGAGAGCGGCAAACAAACTCATTAAGGAAATGGTTCAGGAg gATCAGAAGCGCATGGAGAAAGTGTCCAAGAGAGTAAATGCCATTCAGGAGGTGAAGGAAAGTGTAGGGCTGCTCACACAGCTACTGGGGGACTACAGCAAAGATAATAGCTCACATGGCAATGAAGAGCTTATTAAG GATCTGTATCAGCGCTGTGAGAAGATGAGACCAACCCTCTTTAGACTGGCCAGCGACACTGAAGATAATGATGAAGCTCTAG CGGAGATCCTACAGGCGAATGACAGCCTGACCCAGGTAATTAACCTGTACAGGCAGCTGGTGAAGGGAGAGGAGGTGAATGGAGACAGTGCTACTACTCCCACACTTAAAG GCGGCAGCACGGCTTTGTTGGATCTTAGCGGGCTGGACACTTCACCTTCAGCTCCAACTTTTCCAGAATTCCCTTCTCAACCGACACCATCACAGGACTTGGGAATCAGCCTGCTAGATGATGAGCTCATGTCTCTAG GATTAACTGATGTTACTCCTAGTCCTAACCTGGCCTCCTCCCAATCTGGTGATGCTACAACATGGAACTCATTTCAG TCATCAGATACTGTAGACACACCCGTCCCACCAGTACCAGCCACAGTGCTGTTGCCATCGGTTACAACCCCCCAGGCCCCTGCCACCGCTCCACCTCCTACCACCAAAGCCCTGGATGAGCTGGACTTGCTAGGAAAGGCACTACTGCAGCAGTCCCTGCCCCCAGAGAGTCTGCAAGTCAAATG gGACAAACTTCAGCCTCAATCCAAGCCTACACTTAGAGATCTCCAGACTAAATCAAACACCAATCCTGCCACGAGCCCCAGCCCAATACTGGCCTTGGCCTCAGAGCATGGGAACCTGCTAAACTCTCAGACCAGTCATGAGGTTCCTGCACTGGGCATTGGTCCAGCCTCTAGCCCTCAAGATGAAATCTCTCTGGTCAATGTTACTGTGCCCCTGGAATCCATCAAACCTA GTAGCATGTTGCCAGTGACAATCTTTGATAAACACAGTTTGCGAGTTCTGTTCCATTTTGCACGTGACTGCCCTCCGGCCCGGCCTGACGTTTTGGTGGTGATCATTTCCATGCTGTCCTCTGCTCCGGTTCCCATCACAAACATCCGCTTCCAGTCTGCCGTTCCCAAG ACAATGAGGGTCAAACTGCAGCCCCCATCTGGAACAGAGCTACCAGCCTTCAACCCTATACTTCCACCTGCTGCGATAACGCAAGTCCTGCTACTGGCCAACCCTCACAAG GAAAAGGTTCGGTTGAGATACAAGCTGACCTTCGATTTAGGTGAAGAATCCCATGACGAGAGTGGAGATGTAGAGCAGTTTCCACCTCCAGAATCCTGGGGGAACCTTTAG